The Acidobacteriota bacterium genome window below encodes:
- a CDS encoding lysophospholipid acyltransferase family protein: protein MKNAPVRHRLESFVYRGVKAFLGGLPPRRVRAFGRRLGSFAARLLRSRRRLAEGNLALAFPELAEERRRELSAECFRHLGAGLCESLAADRWSLEEIEERFEVVGWAHAEAALAAGRDVGRGLFLMTGHFGPWELATHLLGLRFGGIDFVARPPDNPWIAADVQRMRERSDCRTILKRGAAFGMMKAIRRGRAVGFLIDQRVPSKDGILVPFFGHDAWTSPALAHLSLRTGAAVLPLFCHPVAPDRYRLEFKEPLFPPQEAPSETLVAELTTRYAAIVEDEVRRHPALWLWLHRRWKR, encoded by the coding sequence GTGAAAAACGCCCCCGTTCGCCATCGCCTCGAGAGCTTTGTCTATCGCGGCGTCAAGGCCTTCCTCGGCGGTTTGCCACCGCGGCGGGTGCGAGCCTTCGGTCGGCGCTTGGGAAGCTTTGCGGCGCGGCTCCTGCGGTCGCGCCGCCGCCTTGCCGAGGGCAATCTGGCGCTGGCTTTTCCCGAGCTGGCGGAGGAGCGCCGGCGAGAGCTCTCGGCGGAGTGTTTTCGGCACCTCGGGGCGGGGCTCTGCGAATCCCTGGCGGCCGATCGCTGGAGTCTCGAAGAGATCGAGGAACGCTTCGAGGTGGTCGGTTGGGCGCATGCCGAAGCGGCCCTCGCCGCCGGTCGTGATGTGGGTCGCGGCCTCTTCCTGATGACCGGCCATTTCGGTCCCTGGGAGCTCGCCACCCACCTCCTCGGCCTACGCTTCGGAGGTATCGATTTCGTCGCCCGGCCGCCGGACAATCCCTGGATTGCCGCCGACGTTCAGCGCATGCGGGAACGCTCCGACTGTCGCACCATCCTGAAGCGAGGCGCCGCCTTCGGCATGATGAAGGCGATCCGGCGAGGGCGAGCGGTGGGCTTTTTGATCGACCAGAGGGTGCCCTCGAAGGATGGCATCCTGGTGCCTTTCTTCGGCCACGATGCCTGGACCAGCCCGGCGTTGGCTCACCTCTCGTTGCGCACCGGGGCTGCGGTGCTGCCGCTGTTCTGCCATCCGGTGGCGCCGGATCGCTATCGCCTGGAGTTCAAGGAGCCGTTGTTCCCGCCGCAGGAAGCCCCGAGCGAGACCCTGGTGGCCGAGCTGACGACCCGCTATGCGGCCATCGTCGAGGACGAGGTCAGGCGCCACCCGGCTCTCTGGCTCTGGCTGCATCGGCGCTGGAAGCGCTGA
- a CDS encoding acyl carrier protein — protein sequence MNQDKKTIALQILAEISGKPVAELRPEDDLVAHLGLDSPKALQLLMTLEERLDIEISDEQAAGLNSVGEILSFLED from the coding sequence TTGAATCAGGACAAGAAGACCATCGCTCTCCAGATTCTCGCCGAGATCAGCGGCAAGCCGGTGGCGGAGCTGCGGCCCGAGGACGATCTGGTGGCCCACCTCGGGCTCGATTCCCCGAAGGCGCTGCAGCTGCTGATGACCCTCGAGGAACGTCTCGACATCGAGATCAGCGACGAGCAGGCCGCTGGCCTGAACAGCGTCGGCGAAATCCTGAGCTTCCTCGAAGACTAG